In one window of Bradyrhizobium sp. AZCC 1721 DNA:
- a CDS encoding metallophosphoesterase family protein translates to MLRIGIISDTHGLLRPEAEQELAGVAHIIHAGDIGRVDVLVKLRRIAPVTAIRGNIDTSDWAKLYPDTQVVRLGERSFYIVHDLQQLQIDPAVCGVDVVVSGHSHRPRVQTIDGVLYLNPGSAGPRRFKLPITLATLELTASDLRPVIHDLSRAE, encoded by the coding sequence GTGCTGAGAATTGGAATCATCTCGGACACCCACGGGCTCCTGCGGCCCGAGGCGGAGCAAGAGCTTGCCGGGGTGGCGCATATCATCCACGCTGGCGATATTGGTCGCGTGGACGTTCTCGTCAAACTCCGTCGGATTGCGCCTGTCACTGCGATTAGAGGAAACATCGATACCAGCGACTGGGCGAAACTTTATCCCGACACTCAGGTGGTACGGCTCGGGGAGCGGTCCTTCTATATTGTGCACGACCTTCAGCAACTGCAGATCGATCCAGCAGTTTGCGGAGTTGACGTGGTCGTTTCCGGCCACTCGCACCGACCGCGGGTCCAAACGATTGACGGTGTGCTTTATCTGAATCCTGGAAGCGCCGGGCCACGGCGTTTCAAGCTGCCTATCACACTGGCTACTTTGGAGCTAACCGCAAGCGACCTCCGACCGGTCATTCACGACCTTAGCCGCGCCGAGTGA
- a CDS encoding Rieske (2Fe-2S) protein, with product MADERPETAALSGDGQWMPVCGFSRLISETIVCVRVTGVDLILVWSEGRAVACERMCPHEQADLSLGHLSGGRLFCPRHAASFDLRNGRISYGWPSRPMRLYPVQIRDDQVWMDAGAIKAPII from the coding sequence TTGGCGGATGAGCGGCCCGAAACGGCGGCATTGTCAGGCGACGGGCAATGGATGCCAGTCTGCGGGTTCAGCCGGCTGATTTCGGAAACGATCGTCTGTGTCCGCGTGACCGGCGTCGATTTGATCCTGGTCTGGAGCGAAGGACGCGCGGTCGCCTGCGAACGGATGTGTCCGCACGAACAGGCCGACCTCAGTCTCGGACACTTGTCGGGAGGGCGCTTGTTCTGTCCCCGTCACGCGGCTTCGTTCGATCTCCGTAATGGCCGGATTTCCTACGGCTGGCCGAGCCGGCCGATGCGGCTATACCCGGTCCAGATCAGGGACGACCAGGTCTGGATGGACGCAGGCGCGATCAAGGCGCCAATAATCTAG
- a CDS encoding alpha/beta hydrolase encodes MTNILATKDWPIDPRSNWAALSQAERDAAYDNNAAVKNSAALIAERNQMSETLRASRKSFLDVPYGDRERTKIDLYPTTDKTAPCLVFLHGGYWQRNSREVFAMLVEGVAAHGWSVAIPGYSLAPDVSLTDIVAEISQSLDWLAKNGEAHDISGPVVLSGWSAGAHLVAMALDHPRVAAGLAISGVYDLGPIRDTGLNNALKLTSAEVAALSPLRLPAVHKRLDIAYGTAELPALVFDSIKLHEMRIAAGGPGKLFPIEGADHFSILAELRRPDGALVDIARKLVL; translated from the coding sequence GTGACTAACATCTTGGCAACGAAAGACTGGCCTATCGATCCCCGGTCGAACTGGGCTGCGCTTTCCCAAGCCGAACGCGACGCCGCCTACGACAACAATGCCGCGGTAAAGAACAGCGCAGCGCTGATCGCCGAAAGAAACCAGATGTCCGAAACGCTGCGCGCCAGCCGCAAGTCCTTTCTTGATGTGCCCTATGGTGACCGCGAAAGGACAAAGATCGATCTTTATCCGACCACCGACAAGACAGCACCCTGCCTGGTTTTCTTGCATGGCGGTTACTGGCAGCGCAATTCGCGCGAAGTCTTTGCCATGCTGGTCGAAGGCGTCGCAGCCCATGGCTGGTCGGTTGCCATTCCCGGATATTCGCTGGCGCCCGACGTTTCGTTGACGGACATCGTAGCGGAGATATCCCAGTCGCTCGATTGGTTGGCCAAAAACGGAGAGGCGCACGACATCTCCGGGCCCGTCGTGCTTTCGGGCTGGTCGGCTGGCGCCCATCTCGTCGCAATGGCACTTGATCACCCGCGCGTCGCCGCAGGACTGGCGATTTCCGGCGTGTACGATCTTGGGCCCATCCGCGATACTGGCCTTAACAATGCGCTGAAGCTAACCAGCGCGGAAGTCGCGGCATTATCGCCGCTTCGCCTGCCCGCCGTCCACAAGCGCCTCGACATCGCCTATGGGACGGCCGAACTACCGGCGCTGGTTTTCGATTCAATCAAGCTTCATGAAATGCGCATCGCCGCTGGCGGGCCCGGCAAGCTCTTCCCGATCGAAGGCGCGGACCATTTCAGCATCCTCGCAGAACTGCGACGCCCCGACGGCGCGCTTGTCGATATCGCCCGCAAGCTCGTCCTATAG